Proteins found in one Lycium ferocissimum isolate CSIRO_LF1 chromosome 6, AGI_CSIRO_Lferr_CH_V1, whole genome shotgun sequence genomic segment:
- the LOC132059006 gene encoding homeobox-leucine zipper protein ATHB-6-like isoform X1, giving the protein MKRLGSSDSLGALMSMCPSTTDEQNHVYSTRDFQSMLEGLDEEGCVEEGFSGQKKRRLSVEQVKALEKNFEVENKLEPERKVKLAQELGLQPRQVAVWFQNRRARWKTKQLERDYNILKANFDSLKHNYESLKHDNEALIKEIHELKSNGESRGGVAVVKEEAMESESDDNKVIEQSKKPNDDINSNNNNLLEDDDDDDEADINFNSTVASTIFGDFNKDGSSDSDSSAILNEDSSPNAAISSSGAFLISNNDGGNGNVGSSLSSSSLKFCFQFTGSSSKSILGDAQKAANCCYYQPTTQYNVKMEEHNFFNGEESCSDLFSDEQPPTLQWYCPEDWNFKDS; this is encoded by the exons ATGAAAAGACTTGGTAGCTCTGATTCTTTGGGTGCGTTGATGTCCATGTGTCCAAGTACTACAG ATGAGCAAAACCATGTGTACTCAACAAGGGACTTTCAGTCAATGTTAGAAGGATTAGATGAAGAAGGGTGTGTGGAAGAAGGATTTTCAggccaaaagaaaaggagattAAGTGTAGAACAAGTGAAAGCCTTAGAGAAGAATTTTGAAGTTGAGAACAAACTTGAACCTGAGAGGAAAGTTAAATTAGCTCAAGAACTTGGCTTACAGCCTAGACAAGTTGCTGTTTGGTTCCAAAACAGACGTGCTCGTTGGAAGACTAAGCAACTTGAAAGAGATTACAATATTCTTAAAGCTAATTTTGATTCCCTCAAACACAACTATGAATCTCTCAAACATGACAATGAAGCTCTCATCAAAGag ATTCATGAGCTGAAATCAAATGGAGAAAGCAGAGGTGGTGTTGCAGTAGTGAAAGAGGAAGCTATGGAATCTGAAAGTGATGACAACAAAGTGATTGAACAAAGCAAAAAGCCAAATGATGACATCAACAGCAACAATAATAATCTTcttgaagatgatgatgatgatgatgaggctGATATCAACTTTAATAGTACTGTTGCATCCACCATTTTTGGTGATTTTAACAAAGATGGATCCTCAGATAGTGACTCAAGTGCAATCTTGAATGAAGATAGTAGTCCAAATGCTGCAATTTCTTCATCTGGTGCTTTCTTGATTTCAAATAATGATGGTGGAAATGGAAATGTAGGATCTTCTTTATCCTCATCTTCATTGAAGTTTTGCTTCCAATTCACTGGATCAAGTTCAAAATCAATTCTTGGAGATGCTCAGAAAGCTGCTAATTGTTGTTATTATCAGCCAACAACACAGTATAATGTGAAGATGGAGGAGCATAATTTCTTCAATGGTGAAGAGTCTTGCAGTGATCTTTTCTCAGATGAACAACCTCCCACACTTCAATGGTACTGCCCTGaggattggaattttaaagacTCCTaa
- the LOC132059006 gene encoding homeobox-leucine zipper protein ATHB-6-like isoform X2, which translates to MLEGLDEEGCVEEGFSGQKKRRLSVEQVKALEKNFEVENKLEPERKVKLAQELGLQPRQVAVWFQNRRARWKTKQLERDYNILKANFDSLKHNYESLKHDNEALIKEIHELKSNGESRGGVAVVKEEAMESESDDNKVIEQSKKPNDDINSNNNNLLEDDDDDDEADINFNSTVASTIFGDFNKDGSSDSDSSAILNEDSSPNAAISSSGAFLISNNDGGNGNVGSSLSSSSLKFCFQFTGSSSKSILGDAQKAANCCYYQPTTQYNVKMEEHNFFNGEESCSDLFSDEQPPTLQWYCPEDWNFKDS; encoded by the exons ATGTTAGAAGGATTAGATGAAGAAGGGTGTGTGGAAGAAGGATTTTCAggccaaaagaaaaggagattAAGTGTAGAACAAGTGAAAGCCTTAGAGAAGAATTTTGAAGTTGAGAACAAACTTGAACCTGAGAGGAAAGTTAAATTAGCTCAAGAACTTGGCTTACAGCCTAGACAAGTTGCTGTTTGGTTCCAAAACAGACGTGCTCGTTGGAAGACTAAGCAACTTGAAAGAGATTACAATATTCTTAAAGCTAATTTTGATTCCCTCAAACACAACTATGAATCTCTCAAACATGACAATGAAGCTCTCATCAAAGag ATTCATGAGCTGAAATCAAATGGAGAAAGCAGAGGTGGTGTTGCAGTAGTGAAAGAGGAAGCTATGGAATCTGAAAGTGATGACAACAAAGTGATTGAACAAAGCAAAAAGCCAAATGATGACATCAACAGCAACAATAATAATCTTcttgaagatgatgatgatgatgatgaggctGATATCAACTTTAATAGTACTGTTGCATCCACCATTTTTGGTGATTTTAACAAAGATGGATCCTCAGATAGTGACTCAAGTGCAATCTTGAATGAAGATAGTAGTCCAAATGCTGCAATTTCTTCATCTGGTGCTTTCTTGATTTCAAATAATGATGGTGGAAATGGAAATGTAGGATCTTCTTTATCCTCATCTTCATTGAAGTTTTGCTTCCAATTCACTGGATCAAGTTCAAAATCAATTCTTGGAGATGCTCAGAAAGCTGCTAATTGTTGTTATTATCAGCCAACAACACAGTATAATGTGAAGATGGAGGAGCATAATTTCTTCAATGGTGAAGAGTCTTGCAGTGATCTTTTCTCAGATGAACAACCTCCCACACTTCAATGGTACTGCCCTGaggattggaattttaaagacTCCTaa